The following proteins are encoded in a genomic region of Glycine soja cultivar W05 chromosome 17, ASM419377v2, whole genome shotgun sequence:
- the LOC114392456 gene encoding molybdate transporter 1-like produces the protein MAYQNPPSIPISDPEAPEITPTHTPSTTTPLANGFSAKGVVEKIKNNLVFHSKWGELNGAMGDLGTYVPIVLALTLARDLNLGTTLIFTGVYNIITGVIYGVPMPVQPMKSIAAQALSDTDFGVPEIMTAGILTGGVLFVLGVTGLMQLVYMLIPLCVVRGIQLAQGLSFALTAVKYVRKIQDLPKSKSLGERHWFGLDGLVLAIVCLCFIVVVNGAGEKSRGCCDVVESGGGDDDLGGQKRNNEVVARSRTSRVRKVIFSLPSAFMVFVLGVVLAFIRRHEVVHEIKFGPSSIEVVKFSKHAWKKGFVKGAIPQLPLSILNSVVAVCKLSSDLFPGKDFSATSLSVTVGLMNLIGSWFGAMPSCHGAGGLAGQYKFGGRSGGCVALLGVAKLVLGLVLGTSLAHILKQFPVGILGVLLLFAGIELAMCARDMNTKEDSFVTLVITAVSLVGSSAALGFLCGMVVYVLLRLRNWTRGKPLSTIWTMKSPEQV, from the coding sequence ATGGCATACCAAAACCCTCCTTCAATTCCAATCTCAGATCCTGAAGCACCGGAAATCACTCCTACTCATACTCCTTCAACCACCACCCCACTAGCCAATGGATTTTCAGCCAAAGGAGtggtggaaaaaataaaaaacaacttggtttttcactcaaaatggGGTGAGCTCAATGGCGCCATGGGTGACCTTGGCACTTATGTACCAATTGTTTTGGCCTTGACCCTTGCTAGGGACCTCAACCTTGGCACCACGCTGATATTTACCGGTGTGTACAATATCATCACTGGTGTCATCTATGGGGTCCCTATGCCGGTCCAGCCGATGAAGTCCATTGCGGCCCAGGCCTTATCGGACACTGATTTCGGTGTGCCCGAGATCATGACCGCCGGTATATTAACCGGCGGCGTGTTGTTTGTTTTGGGGGTGACAGGGTTGATGCAGCTTGTTTACATGCTCATTCCTCTCTGTGTTGTGAGGGGAATTCAACTAGCACAAGGTTTGTCATTTGCCTTGACAGCTGTTAAGTATGTGAGGAAAATTCAGGACTTGCCAAAGTCTAAATCTTTGGGGGAGAGGCATTGGTTTGGGCTTGATGGGTTGGTTTTGGCCATTGTTTGTTTGTGTTTCATTGTGGTTGTGAATGGGGCTGGGGAGAAGAGTAGAGGGTGTTGTGATGTTGTGGaaagtggtggtggtgatgatgaTTTGGGTGGTCAAAAGAGGAATAATGAGGTTGTTGCAAGAAGCAGGACAAGCAGGGTGAGGAAGGTTATTTTCTCACTACCTTCTGCTTTCATGGTGTTTGTGTTGGGGGTTGTTTTGGCCTTCATAAGAAGGCATGAGGTGGTGCATGAAATAAAGTTTGGACCTTCCTCAATAGAAGTAGTGAAGTTCTCTAAGCATGCATGGAAAAAGGGTTTTGTGAAGGGTGCAATCCCTCAACTTCCATTGTCGATTTTGAACTCTGTGGTGGCTGTTTGCAAGTTGTCATCAGATTTGTTCCCAGGGAAGGATTTCTCAGCCACTTCGTTGTCAGTGACAGTGGGATTGATGAACTTGATTGGTAGTTGGTTTGGTGCTATGCCGAGTTGCCATGGTGCTGGTGGACTTGCGGGGCAATACAAATTTGGTGGAAGGAGTGGTGGGTGTGTGGCACTTCTTGGTGTTGCCAAATTGGTGTTGGGTTTGGTGTTGGGAACTTCTTTGGCACACATTTTGAAGCAGTTTCCTGTGGGGATCTTAGGGGTGTTGCTTTTGTTTGCTGGAATTGAACTAGCCATGTGTGCTAGGGAcatgaacacaaaggaagatTCCTTTGTGACTCTTGTTATCACTGCAGTTTCACTCGTGGGATCAAGTGCAGCTCTTGGCTTTTTGTGTGGAATGGTTGTCTATGTGCTTCTTAGGCTGAGGAATTGGACAAGGGGTAAACCACTTTCTACTATTTGGACGATGAAAAGCCCCGAGCAAGTTTGA